The Vicia villosa cultivar HV-30 ecotype Madison, WI linkage group LG1, Vvil1.0, whole genome shotgun sequence genome includes a region encoding these proteins:
- the LOC131622120 gene encoding uncharacterized protein LOC131622120 translates to MDGASLHTGGSIPHCLHWKRMRKEKKGADPSLTEFYFCTHRKKDQSWVGVHAESAYDKFEQKKLEISSQNPTIPGEDEANSQPTNEMPPDLDIWVESVGKKKGNRVFGLGTASKTLVSVSSDCFEKSSPCLKCIVAKTRTREDGDEATIASTRRKDGRSE, encoded by the exons ATGGATGGCGCATCTCTTCACACTGGAGGGTCTATTCCTCATTGTTTGCATTGGAAAAGAATG AGAAAGGAAAAAAAGGGTGCAGATCCATCATTGACCGAGTTCTATTTTTGCACACATCGGAAAAAGGATCAAAGTTGGGTTGGAGTTCATGCTGAATCTGCATAT gATAAATTTGAACAAAAAAAGTTGGAGATTTCTTCTCAGAATCCAACTATTCCAGGAGAGGACGAAGCTAATAGTCAACCAACTAATGAAATGCCACCTGATTTGGATATATGGGTAGAGTCGGTTGGAAAGAAGAAAGGGAATAGGGTATTTGGTCTTGGAACCGCATCTAAGACTTTGGTTTCTGTATCAAGTGACTGTTTTGAGAAGTCAAGTCCATGCCTTAAATGCATCGTTGCAAAGACAAGAACAAGAGAAGATGGTGATGAGGCAACAATTGCATCGACAAGAAGAAAAGATGGCCGAAGCGaataa
- the LOC131593886 gene encoding uncharacterized protein At4g04775-like — MTETNLSFASTNQSGVRRRGSRCWCGLESPLMTSWTYENPGRRFHGCGNFKVMKRKGCNYFQWVDEDMSNRAKDLIRTLKDKNDEIADLLKDTKNSEDLLKMKIKLMSYFVGFCMVFVLLLVLALVATHVFK; from the coding sequence ATGACTGAAACAAATTTGTCCTTTGCCTCAACAAATCAGTCTGGTGTAAGAAGAAGAGGGAGTAGATGTTGGTGTGGGCTTGAGTCCCCATTGATGACGTCATGGACTTACGAAaatccaggaagaagatttcatggTTGTGGTAACTTTAAGGTGATGAAGAGAAAAGGTTGTAATTACTTTCAATGGGTTGATGAAGACATGAGCAACAGGGCTAAAGATTTGATTAGAACTTTGAAGGACAAGAATGACGAGATTGCGGATTTACTTAAGGACACCAAGAATAGTGAAGATTTGCTCAAGATGAAGATTAAGTTAATGTCTTATTTTGTTGGTTTTTGTATGGTGTTtgtattattacttgtgttagcaTTGGTTGCAACACATGtattcaaatga
- the LOC131622132 gene encoding GDSL esterase/lipase At5g45670-like, whose product MACETKTLFGLYLVFLAACNMQHCVGSSQVPCLFIFGDSFSDSGNNNYIETTAKANYLPFGIDFPTGPTGRATNGRTKVDIIGELLGFEKFIPPFANTTGYDILKGVNYASSSAGIRYETGKKTAINNIALGLQLQNHIITVSRIVAKLGGLSQARDHLSKCLYYVYIGTNDYALNYFQPNLYPTSSIYTPEQYAQALIVELSIYLQILHRTWASKLVLVGLDNIGCAPLEIANEGKLDGSCVEEQNAAALIFSQKLRSLVDEFNPLRIFSKTIFVNTTAITLDKSVGFMVTNASCCPTGENGFCTPDSIPCTDRNEYVYFDGIHPTEAVNNLVALASYNSASYPNVTYPMDINELAQFITGKET is encoded by the exons ATGGCTTGCGAGACTAAAACATTGTTTGGTTTGTATCTTGTTTTCTTGGCTGCATGCAACATGCAGCATTGTGTTGGTTCATCTCAAGTGCCTTGCCTATTCATATTTGGAGACTCCTTCTCTGACAGTGGAAACAACAACTATATTGAAACCACTGCAAAGGCCAATTACTTGCCATTCGGTATCGACTTTCCAACAGGACCAACAGGAAGAGCTACCAATGGAAGAACCAAAGTTGACATAATTG GCGAACTACTTGGATTTGAGAAATTCATCCCTCCTTTTGCAAATACTACTGGCTATGATATACTCAAAGGTGTTAACTATGCATCTAGTTCAGCTGGAATTCGTTACGAAACAGGAAAAAAAACAGCG ATTAATAATATCGCATTGGGATTACAGTTACAAAATCACATAATCACAGTGTCCAGAATTGTTGCCAAGCTTGGCGGTTTGTCACAAGCCCGAGATCATCTGTCAAAGTGCTTGTATTATGTTTATATTGGCACCAACGATTACGCACTAAATTATTTTCAACCCAATCTCTATCCAACAAGTAGCATTTATACCCCTGAACAGTATGCTCAAGCTCTTATTGTCGAATTATCCATTTATCTACAG ATTTTACATAGGACTTGGGCTAGTAAACTCGTGCTAGTTGGGTTAGATAACATAGGTTGCGCTCCACTTGAGATTGCTAATGAAGGGAAACTTGATGGATCATGtgttgaagaacagaatgctGCTGCATTAATATTTAGTCAAAAGCTTAGATCTCTTGTTGATGAATTCAATCCCTTACGTATTTTTTCCAAAACTATCTTCGTAAATACCACTGCAATCACCCTAGACAAATCAGTTG GTTTTATGGTTACCAATGCTTCATGTTGCCCAACGGGGGAAAATGGATTTTGTACTCCTGATTCAATACCATGCACTGATAGGAATGAatatgtttattttgatggaattCATCCCACAGAAGCTGTTAACAACCTTGTTGCATTAGCTTCGTATAATAGTGCTTCTTATCCAAATGTGACTTATCCAATGGATATTAACGAACTTGCTCAGTTCATTACTGGAAAGGAGACTTAG